From a region of the Castanea sativa cultivar Marrone di Chiusa Pesio chromosome 10, ASM4071231v1 genome:
- the LOC142613974 gene encoding cationic amino acid transporter 6, chloroplastic-like isoform X2 — protein MEAKTLTNMATTQTAPNSICISKYLYSLSQTPQRLRKRMLATWTPDQELNQVRQRSGADMKRKLQWYDLVALGVGGMLGVGVFVTTGTAALEKSGPSVFISFIIAGISALLSSLCYTEFSVQIPVAGGAFSYLRVTFARTFTEYLSSAFGVHNSTTAWRVQVDGLVNGYDMLDFPAVALILLLTLCLCHSTKESSILNLIMTVFHVVFFAFIIIAGFLHGSPNNLVRPDGLTPHGVRGLLDGAASVYFSYIGYDSVSTMAEEIQTPSKSLPVGIVGSVLIVSVLYCLMALSLCFMVPYNKISESASFSMAFQHIGWKWAANVVGAGACLGIVASLLVAMLGQARYLCVLGRARLVPPWFAQVHPSRGTPLNATLFLGLCTATIALFTELKIVVEMINLGVLLVFYLVANALIYRKYVMISHNPPSHTFLFLFLLSSCALGFSISWQFHKQWWNLSIFGGSMIIITALFQYMVPCLRQDTEWSVPFMPWPAAMSVFLNVFLMSTLKTSAFQTFGIWACMITLFYVLYGVHSTFKAEEFEMGVNEVNPNSSILQPKVDIQVI, from the exons ATGGAAGCAAAGACACTCACAAACATGGCCACCACCCAAACTGCACCCAACTCCATTTGCATCTCCAAATACCTCTATTCCCTCTCCCAAACACCTCAAAGGCTCAGAAAGAGAATGTTAGCCACTTGGACCCCAGACCAAGAGCTCAACCAAGTGAGGCAAAGGTCTGGTGCAGACATGAAGAGGAAGCTGCAGTGGTATGATCTGGTAGCCCTTGGTGTTGGTGGAATGCTTGGTGTTGGAGTCTTTGTCACAACCGGTACTGCAGCCCTTGAAAAATCTGGTCCTTCCGTCTTCATTTCATTTATCATTGCTGGAATATCAGCCCTTCTTTCCTCCTTGTGTTACACTGAATTTTCAGTACAAATTCCAGTTGCCGGAGGTGCCTTCAGCTATCTTAGAGTGACCTTTG CACGGACTTTTACAGAGTATTTGTCTAGTGCTTTTGGAGTACATAATTCAACCACAGCATGGAGAGTCCAGGTGGATGGACTAGTAAATGGTTACGACATGTTGGATTTCCCTGCCGTTGCTCTTATTCTCCTTCTCACCCTCTGTCTATGCCATAG TACAAAGGAGAGCTCTATCTTGAACCTTATTATGACAGTCTTTCATGTAGTTTTCTTTGCATTTATAATAATTGCTGGCTTTCTTCATGGGAGTCCCAATAACTTGGTAAGGCCAGATGGACTAACTCCCCATGGTGTTAGAGGTCTCCTAGATGGAGCAGCTAGTGTTTACTTCAGCTATATTGGCTATGACTCAGTTTCAACAATGGCAGAAGAGATCCAAACCCCTTCAAAGAGTCTTCCAGTGGGAATTGTAGGTTCAGTTCTCATTGTTTCTGTACTATATTGCCTCATGGCCTTGTCTTTGTGTTTCATGGTTCCTTACAACAAG ATATCAGAATCAGCCTCATTTTCAATGGCTTTCCAACATATTGGGTGGAAGTGGGCGGCTAATGTTGTTGGGGCAGGCGCATGCTTGGGAATCGTTGCTTCTCTCCTGGTTGCCATGTTAGGTCAAGCTAGATACCTTTGTGTTCTTGGAAGGGCCCGGCTAGTGCCGCCATGGTTTGCTCAGGTGCATCCTTCAAGAGGCACCCCCTTGAATGCCACCCTCTTCTTGG GACTCTGCACAGCTACAATCGCACTCTTCACTGAACTAAAAATAGTGGTGGAAATGATCAACCTTGGCGTACTCTTGGTATTCTACCTTGTGGCCAACGCTCTCATCTATCGAAAATATGTGATGATAAGCCACAACCCCCCTTCCCATACCTTCTTGTTCCTTTTCCTCCTATCATCTTGTGCTCTTGGCTTCTCCATATCATGGCAGTTCCATAAACAATGGTGGAATCTTTCCATTTTCGGAGGATCCATGATCATCATCACTGCCCTCTTCCAATACATGGTACCTTGTCTACGCCAAGACACGGAATGGTCGGTGCCATTTATGCCATGGCCAGCCGCAATGTCAGTCTTCCTTAATGTCTTCCTCATGAGCACATTAAAGACGAGCGCATTCCAAACTTTTGGTATATGGGCATGTATGATAACTTTGTTCTATGTGCTATATGGTGTTCATTCAACTTTCAAAGCAGAGGAGTTTGAGATGGGTGTTAATGAAGTGAATCCAAACTCATCAATCCTACAGCCTAAGGTTGATATTCAAGTGATTTGA
- the LOC142613974 gene encoding cationic amino acid transporter 6, chloroplastic-like isoform X1, which translates to MEAKTLTNMATTQTAPNSICISKYLYSLSQTPQRLRKRMLATWTPDQELNQVRQRSGADMKRKLQWYDLVALGVGGMLGVGVFVTTGTAALEKSGPSVFISFIIAGISALLSSLCYTEFSVQIPVAGGAFSYLRVTFGEFVGYFAGANILMEYVLSNAAVARTFTEYLSSAFGVHNSTTAWRVQVDGLVNGYDMLDFPAVALILLLTLCLCHSTKESSILNLIMTVFHVVFFAFIIIAGFLHGSPNNLVRPDGLTPHGVRGLLDGAASVYFSYIGYDSVSTMAEEIQTPSKSLPVGIVGSVLIVSVLYCLMALSLCFMVPYNKISESASFSMAFQHIGWKWAANVVGAGACLGIVASLLVAMLGQARYLCVLGRARLVPPWFAQVHPSRGTPLNATLFLGLCTATIALFTELKIVVEMINLGVLLVFYLVANALIYRKYVMISHNPPSHTFLFLFLLSSCALGFSISWQFHKQWWNLSIFGGSMIIITALFQYMVPCLRQDTEWSVPFMPWPAAMSVFLNVFLMSTLKTSAFQTFGIWACMITLFYVLYGVHSTFKAEEFEMGVNEVNPNSSILQPKVDIQVI; encoded by the exons ATGGAAGCAAAGACACTCACAAACATGGCCACCACCCAAACTGCACCCAACTCCATTTGCATCTCCAAATACCTCTATTCCCTCTCCCAAACACCTCAAAGGCTCAGAAAGAGAATGTTAGCCACTTGGACCCCAGACCAAGAGCTCAACCAAGTGAGGCAAAGGTCTGGTGCAGACATGAAGAGGAAGCTGCAGTGGTATGATCTGGTAGCCCTTGGTGTTGGTGGAATGCTTGGTGTTGGAGTCTTTGTCACAACCGGTACTGCAGCCCTTGAAAAATCTGGTCCTTCCGTCTTCATTTCATTTATCATTGCTGGAATATCAGCCCTTCTTTCCTCCTTGTGTTACACTGAATTTTCAGTACAAATTCCAGTTGCCGGAGGTGCCTTCAGCTATCTTAGAGTGACCTTTG GAGAGTTTGTGGGTTATTTTGCTGGAGCAAACATACTAATGGAATATGTATTATCCAACGCTGCGGTAGCACGGACTTTTACAGAGTATTTGTCTAGTGCTTTTGGAGTACATAATTCAACCACAGCATGGAGAGTCCAGGTGGATGGACTAGTAAATGGTTACGACATGTTGGATTTCCCTGCCGTTGCTCTTATTCTCCTTCTCACCCTCTGTCTATGCCATAG TACAAAGGAGAGCTCTATCTTGAACCTTATTATGACAGTCTTTCATGTAGTTTTCTTTGCATTTATAATAATTGCTGGCTTTCTTCATGGGAGTCCCAATAACTTGGTAAGGCCAGATGGACTAACTCCCCATGGTGTTAGAGGTCTCCTAGATGGAGCAGCTAGTGTTTACTTCAGCTATATTGGCTATGACTCAGTTTCAACAATGGCAGAAGAGATCCAAACCCCTTCAAAGAGTCTTCCAGTGGGAATTGTAGGTTCAGTTCTCATTGTTTCTGTACTATATTGCCTCATGGCCTTGTCTTTGTGTTTCATGGTTCCTTACAACAAG ATATCAGAATCAGCCTCATTTTCAATGGCTTTCCAACATATTGGGTGGAAGTGGGCGGCTAATGTTGTTGGGGCAGGCGCATGCTTGGGAATCGTTGCTTCTCTCCTGGTTGCCATGTTAGGTCAAGCTAGATACCTTTGTGTTCTTGGAAGGGCCCGGCTAGTGCCGCCATGGTTTGCTCAGGTGCATCCTTCAAGAGGCACCCCCTTGAATGCCACCCTCTTCTTGG GACTCTGCACAGCTACAATCGCACTCTTCACTGAACTAAAAATAGTGGTGGAAATGATCAACCTTGGCGTACTCTTGGTATTCTACCTTGTGGCCAACGCTCTCATCTATCGAAAATATGTGATGATAAGCCACAACCCCCCTTCCCATACCTTCTTGTTCCTTTTCCTCCTATCATCTTGTGCTCTTGGCTTCTCCATATCATGGCAGTTCCATAAACAATGGTGGAATCTTTCCATTTTCGGAGGATCCATGATCATCATCACTGCCCTCTTCCAATACATGGTACCTTGTCTACGCCAAGACACGGAATGGTCGGTGCCATTTATGCCATGGCCAGCCGCAATGTCAGTCTTCCTTAATGTCTTCCTCATGAGCACATTAAAGACGAGCGCATTCCAAACTTTTGGTATATGGGCATGTATGATAACTTTGTTCTATGTGCTATATGGTGTTCATTCAACTTTCAAAGCAGAGGAGTTTGAGATGGGTGTTAATGAAGTGAATCCAAACTCATCAATCCTACAGCCTAAGGTTGATATTCAAGTGATTTGA